One stretch of Henckelia pumila isolate YLH828 unplaced genomic scaffold, ASM3356847v2 CTG_477:::fragment_1, whole genome shotgun sequence DNA includes these proteins:
- the LOC140872734 gene encoding uncharacterized protein isoform X4 — MLAKALAQYFEAKLLLLDVTDFSLKIQGKYGNPNAKDSFKRSISETTLGRISELFGSFSILQQKEEDTGKLRRQSSGVDLGSNGHEGSTAAKLRRNFSASENMNNLASTGAPTTSAPLKRTSSWCFDDKLFIQTLYKVLVKVSKVSPIVVYLRDVEKLLCKSQRVFILFQKMLKKLSGSILILGSRMVAPENDFRVVDERVSSVFSYNIEIRPPEDENHLVSWKSQLEEDMKMINYQDNRNHIIEVLSANDLDCDDLGSICLADTIVLSNFIEEIVVSAISYHLMNTKEPEYRNGKLVISSTSLSHGLSIFQEGKSDENDAIKLEAQAETSKGASDGEVVRSGPETRSKTTEHENKSEDQPASKTPEDPPDNEFEKRIRPEVIPANEIGVTFADIGALDEIKESLQELVMLPLRRPDLFEGGLLKPCRGILLFGPPGTGKTMMAKAIANEAGASFINVSMSTITSKWFGEDEKNVRALFTLAAKVAPTIIFIDEVDSMLGQRNRAGEHEAMRKIKNEFMTHWDGLLSKPGERILVLAATNRPFDLDEAIIRRFERRILVGLPSAENREKILKTLLTKERVDEGLNLKELARMTEGYTGSDLKNLCMTAAYRPVRELIQQERLKDRKKKSRAEGESEDASTRDDKKERTITIRPLNMEDFKEAKNQVAASFAAEGSIMNELKQWNECYGEGGSRKKEQLSYFL, encoded by the exons ACAGAAGGAGGAAGACACGG GCAAGTTACGAAGGCAAAGCAGTGGAGTTGATCTCGGATCAAA TGGACATGAAGGCTCGACTGCAGCAAAGCTGCGAAGAAATTTCTCTGCCTCAGAAAACATGAACAACCTTGCTTCAACTGGTGCACCTACGACGTCAG ctCCACTCAAGCGAACAAGCAGTTGGTGTTTTGATGATAAGCTTTTCATACAGACACTTTACAAG GTTCTAGTAAAAGTATCAAAAGTCAGTCCGATTGTCGTTTATCTTAGGGACGTTGAGAAACTCCTATGCAAATCGCAGAGAGTTTTTATCTTGTTCCAGAAAATGTTGAAGAAATTATCTGGTTCCATTCTCATCCTAGGTTCAAGAATGGTTGCTCCCGAAAATGATTTTAGAGTAGTAGATGAGAGGGTATCATCCGTCTTCTCGTACAACATTGAAATTAGACCCCCGGAAGATGAAAATCATCTTGTGAGCTGGAAGTCTCAGCTGGAGGAGGATATGAAGATGATTAATTATCAGGACAACAGGAATCACATTATTGAGGTGCTCTCTGCAAATGACCTTGATTGCGATGATCTGGGTTCTATATGTTTGGCTGACACAATAGTTCTTAGCAACTTTATCGAAGAAATTGTGGTGTCAGCTATTTCATACCATCTTATGAATACTAAGGAACCTGAATACAGAAATGGAAAACTTGTTATATCATCCACGAG TTTGTCCCATGGATTGAGTATATTTCAGGAAGGTAAATCTGATGAAAACGATGCAATAAAGCTTGAAGCCCAAGCTGAAACATCAAAG GGTGCTTCAGATGGGGAAGTTGTAAGATCAGGGCCGGAAACAAGAAGCAAAACCACTGAACATGAAAACAAGAGTGAAGACCAACCGGCTTCAAAAACTCCA GAAGATCCTCCAGACAATGAATTCGAGAAGCGCATAAGACCAGAAGTTATACCAGCAAATGAAATTGGGGTGACATTTGCAGACATAGGTGCTCTTGATGAGATCAAAGAATCTCTCCAGGAACTAGTCATGCTACCTCTTCGAAGACCGGATCTTTTTGAAGGAGGCCTTCTGAAGCCATGCCGAGGGATATTGCTTTTTGGGCCACCTGGCACAGGGAAGACTATGATGGCCAAGGCAATAGCTAATGAAGCAGGAGCTAGTTTCATTAACGTTTCTATGTCTACTATCACATCTAAGTGGTTTGGAGAAGATGAGAAGAATGTTCGAGCCTTGTTTACTCTCGCAGCCAAGGTCGCACCAACAATAATATTCATTGATGAAGTTGACAGCATGCTTGGACAGCGGAATAGAGCAGGGGAGCATGAGGCCATGCGGAAGATAAAGAATGAGTTCATGACTCACTGGGATGGATTATTGTCAAAACCTGGTGAAAGAATACTGGTACTTGCTGCAACAAACAGGCCATTTGATCTCGATGAAGCAATCATTAGACGCTTTGAGAGAAG AATCTTGGTTGGTTTACCATCTGCGGAGAACAGAGAAAAGATCTTGAAGACATTATTGACAAAGGAGAGAGTGGATGAAGGATTAAACTTGAAAGAACTTGCAAGAATGACAGAAGGCTACACTGGAAGTGATTTGAAG AACTTGTGCATGACTGCTGCGTATCGACCAGTACGTGAGTTAATACAACAAGAGAGGCTAAAAGATCGA AAAAAGAAGAGTAGAGCTGAAGGGGAAAGTGAAGATGCTTCTACTAGAGATGATAAGAAGGAAAGAACTATCACTATCAGGCCACTAAACATGGAAGATTTTAAGGAAGCCAAAAATCAG GTTGCAGCTAGCTTTGCAGCTGAGGGTTCCATAATGAATGAATTAAAGCAATGGAACGAATGCTATGGTGAAGGTGGTTCGAGGAAGAAAGAGCAACTATCCTACTTCCTGTAA